In a genomic window of Paracoccaceae bacterium:
- a CDS encoding pyridoxal-phosphate dependent enzyme: MKIVQNPYRDSGLSHAALSDVPMPSIQTQNPVNMLKRCPRAGITPLVRAQALAELCGVGEVIVKDERARMGLGSFKALGAAYVIACDHAAGVASGATYITASAGNHGMSVAAGAAAFGARSIIYIAETVPQSFADRLVEEGGEVVREGRDYEASMRAASNAATDQKAVLLSDSSWPEYFERPHRLMEGYLALMAEVFTQMDEAPTHIFLQAGVGGLAGAAAASARDHWGNDPLIVVVEPEAAPALIASIESGGPVQTHGPASAMGRLDCKEPSLIALKGLARDADFFVTLSEDEGHAGAKTAAEFELPSTPSGAAGLAALVASAPHRTTLHLDDGSRVLLILSEGPEA, translated from the coding sequence ATGAAGATAGTCCAAAACCCGTATCGCGATAGCGGTTTGTCGCACGCTGCTCTTTCCGATGTTCCCATGCCGAGCATTCAAACGCAGAACCCAGTCAACATGCTAAAGCGCTGTCCACGTGCCGGTATCACGCCGCTTGTGCGCGCGCAGGCATTAGCCGAGCTTTGTGGCGTCGGCGAGGTTATCGTGAAGGACGAACGCGCGCGCATGGGGCTTGGCAGTTTCAAAGCCCTGGGCGCAGCATATGTCATCGCGTGCGATCACGCGGCCGGGGTGGCTTCAGGGGCAACATACATCACTGCCAGCGCGGGCAATCACGGGATGTCGGTCGCTGCTGGTGCGGCGGCTTTTGGCGCGCGCTCGATCATTTACATTGCTGAGACCGTGCCACAGTCTTTTGCGGATCGGCTGGTTGAAGAAGGTGGCGAAGTTGTGCGTGAGGGCCGCGATTATGAGGCAAGCATGAGAGCCGCATCCAATGCCGCCACCGATCAAAAGGCTGTCCTTTTGTCAGACAGTTCATGGCCGGAGTATTTTGAGCGACCGCACCGACTGATGGAAGGCTATCTGGCGCTGATGGCCGAAGTTTTCACACAAATGGACGAAGCGCCAACCCATATTTTTCTACAAGCGGGTGTCGGCGGTCTTGCCGGTGCTGCAGCCGCCAGCGCACGCGACCATTGGGGGAACGACCCGTTGATTGTCGTGGTCGAGCCAGAAGCAGCCCCCGCGTTGATCGCTTCAATTGAATCCGGCGGGCCGGTCCAAACCCATGGGCCGGCCTCTGCAATGGGGCGTTTGGATTGCAAGGAACCGTCGCTCATCGCGCTGAAAGGTCTGGCGCGGGATGCAGATTTCTTTGTCACTTTAAGTGAAGACGAAGGCCACGCAGGGGCAAAGACCGCAGCAGAATTTGAATTGCCCAGTACGCCTTCGGGTGCCGCGGGACTTGCCGCATTGGTGGCAAGCGCTCCGCATCGCACAACATTACATCTGGATGACGGGTCTCGCGTGTTGCTCATTCTCAGTGAAGGTCCCGAGGCGTGA
- a CDS encoding TIM barrel protein: protein MTTHTIPRFAARLNAFKIGADAYWPGKNTIATADLLARAATAGLNAADLNYPDHFVHDRPADLTRVLEDNGMVLNGMAMRYYTDPGFKLGAFTHPDAVVRRAAIDETKRGLDTLADMGGRLMTLWMGQDGFDYSFQMRYAKAWDNTLAAMAEVADHNPDIDIALEYKPNEPRAFALMPDAATTLLAIKEVGRRNTGVTLDFAHVLYADEMPAFAAALVARHSRILGVHLNDGYGKWDNGLMVGAVHPIQTIELLVELERSGYDEAIYFDTFPDHSGLDPVEEARTNIEVVQKLRGIAARLVNDATLEAAIARQDAPLAMRLVQSVMLA, encoded by the coding sequence ATGACTACTCATACCATTCCCCGCTTCGCCGCTCGTCTGAACGCTTTTAAAATTGGCGCTGATGCCTATTGGCCCGGCAAAAACACAATCGCCACCGCAGATCTCCTCGCCCGTGCGGCGACTGCAGGCTTGAACGCCGCTGATCTGAACTATCCTGATCATTTTGTTCATGATCGCCCGGCCGATTTGACGCGCGTACTTGAAGACAATGGCATGGTGCTCAACGGTATGGCGATGCGGTACTACACCGATCCGGGTTTCAAATTGGGCGCGTTCACGCATCCTGATGCCGTGGTGCGCCGCGCGGCGATAGATGAAACAAAACGCGGGCTGGATACGCTGGCTGACATGGGTGGTCGCCTCATGACGCTCTGGATGGGTCAGGACGGCTTCGATTATTCGTTTCAGATGCGCTACGCAAAGGCTTGGGACAATACACTGGCAGCCATGGCTGAAGTTGCCGATCATAACCCGGATATCGACATTGCACTTGAGTACAAGCCCAACGAGCCGCGCGCCTTTGCCTTGATGCCGGACGCGGCAACAACATTGCTGGCAATCAAGGAGGTGGGGCGGCGCAATACAGGGGTTACCCTGGATTTCGCACATGTGCTTTATGCCGATGAAATGCCTGCCTTCGCCGCTGCGCTTGTTGCGCGTCACTCACGCATATTGGGTGTGCACCTGAATGACGGTTATGGAAAATGGGACAATGGGTTGATGGTGGGTGCAGTTCACCCCATTCAAACCATTGAGCTTCTGGTGGAGCTGGAGCGCTCAGGTTACGACGAAGCGATCTATTTTGATACTTTTCCCGATCACTCCGGCCTCGATCCCGTGGAAGAGGCCCGAACCAACATCGAAGTTGTACAGAAGCTGCGCGGTATCGCAGCGCGGCTGGTAAATGATGCGACACTGGAAGCGGCCATTGCCCGTCAGGATGCGCCCTTGGCCATGCGATTGGTTCAGAGTGTGATGCTGGCGTGA
- a CDS encoding PfkB family carbohydrate kinase has product MSVFVVGSLHLDVVLSAPHLPRLDETVTGTSVDYVFGGKGGNQAVAAARLGADVAFAGRAGSDGFGDMLRAALRQTNVDISQLQKDDGPSGMSAAIVDAQGEYGAVIVSAANMDIDAAAIKIPAGTRVVLLQNEIPQEVNMAVAEQARAVGAQIWLNAAPVRDVPDVLAEMLDLMIVNRVEACAYAHPAVPTLETRGKDGVIFEGVNIAGYPVSIVSAHGAGDMFVGALAARVAMGQTIAKAIPFAQAAAALHVSLPLSERARLNAEKTAAFLEAQSNR; this is encoded by the coding sequence GTGAGCGTATTTGTTGTTGGGTCTTTGCATCTGGATGTGGTTCTGAGCGCGCCGCATTTGCCGCGTCTGGATGAAACTGTGACAGGGACTTCGGTTGACTATGTTTTTGGCGGGAAAGGCGGCAATCAAGCAGTGGCGGCCGCGCGCCTTGGTGCCGACGTGGCCTTTGCCGGGCGGGCGGGCAGCGATGGCTTTGGCGACATGCTGCGCGCGGCGTTGCGCCAAACGAATGTCGACATCAGCCAGCTGCAAAAAGACGATGGCCCCAGTGGTATGAGTGCTGCGATCGTCGATGCGCAGGGAGAATACGGTGCGGTGATTGTTTCCGCCGCCAATATGGATATTGACGCCGCCGCGATAAAAATTCCGGCGGGCACACGCGTGGTGCTTTTACAAAACGAAATTCCGCAAGAAGTGAATATGGCCGTTGCTGAACAAGCCAGAGCCGTTGGCGCGCAGATCTGGCTGAATGCTGCGCCGGTACGGGATGTACCAGATGTTCTCGCCGAAATGCTGGACCTCATGATCGTGAATCGGGTGGAGGCCTGCGCCTATGCTCACCCGGCGGTTCCAACACTGGAGACACGAGGCAAAGATGGCGTCATTTTTGAGGGTGTGAATATCGCGGGATACCCGGTTTCCATTGTATCGGCGCACGGTGCGGGCGACATGTTCGTTGGGGCACTGGCCGCGCGGGTTGCGATGGGGCAAACCATTGCAAAAGCGATCCCCTTTGCTCAGGCCGCTGCGGCTCTGCATGTGTCACTTCCGCTTTCAGAGCGTGCGCGCCTCAACGCTGAAAAAACCGCCGCATTCCTTGAGGCTCAGTCCAACCGGTAA
- a CDS encoding amidohydrolase family protein, translating to MKIDAHQHYWNPARGDYDWMPQDNVTLNRPYRPGDLSPALRACDIDGTILVQAAATVDETEYMLGLTDATPSIQGVVGWIDFEDPGQLSVLQRLAKHPSFLGVRPMIQDIPDVNWMLRDDVQWAFRAIVDLDLSFDALGFPKHLANFHALLQQYPSMRTVIDHSMKPQICEAMAGRDAFSDWAKGMTLLAQNTSACCKLSGLVTEAADGWVTEDLRPFSDHVINTFGSARVMWGSDWPVCRLQAEYEDWHDTALSLTEHLSEAERADIFGGTAVRFYRLD from the coding sequence GTGAAGATCGACGCGCATCAACACTATTGGAATCCTGCGCGCGGCGATTACGATTGGATGCCGCAAGACAACGTGACGCTGAATCGCCCCTATCGCCCAGGAGATCTTTCGCCCGCGTTGCGTGCCTGCGACATTGACGGCACGATTTTGGTGCAGGCTGCAGCAACTGTGGATGAAACCGAATACATGCTGGGGCTGACCGATGCGACGCCTAGCATCCAAGGTGTGGTCGGATGGATTGATTTCGAAGATCCAGGCCAGTTGAGCGTTTTGCAACGTTTGGCAAAGCATCCAAGTTTCCTCGGCGTACGTCCGATGATTCAGGACATTCCCGATGTGAATTGGATGCTACGCGATGATGTCCAATGGGCGTTTCGCGCGATTGTCGATCTGGACCTCAGCTTTGATGCGCTCGGGTTTCCCAAGCATCTGGCGAATTTCCACGCCCTGCTTCAGCAATACCCCAGTATGCGAACCGTCATAGATCATTCTATGAAACCGCAAATCTGCGAGGCAATGGCGGGCCGTGATGCGTTTTCCGACTGGGCAAAAGGCATGACCCTGCTGGCACAGAACACAAGCGCCTGCTGCAAACTCTCCGGACTCGTTACCGAAGCGGCCGACGGCTGGGTCACGGAGGACCTGCGGCCTTTTTCCGATCATGTGATCAACACCTTTGGTTCGGCGCGCGTGATGTGGGGCTCGGACTGGCCTGTATGTCGGTTGCAGGCAGAATACGAAGACTGGCACGACACCGCCCTTTCGTTGACAGAGCATCTGTCGGAGGCGGAACGCGCCGATATATTTGGCGGAACGGCCGTGCGGTTTTACCGGTTGGACTGA
- a CDS encoding aldo/keto reductase, with protein MTLKTRNWDRIGNGGVTFTELGFGTAPLGNLYRAISDEDARATLDAAWEGGVRYYDTAPLYGLGLSETRLNPFLRGKPRDEYVLSSKVGRLMQPCAPEHRTGVGKWFDVPQRREQYDYTYDGVMRSVEHSFSRLGVDRIDILYVHDLCIFSHGSKEISDMRIEEFFAGRGYDAMVSLRDQGVIKAIGGGVNEWEVCQTLSERGDFDLFLLAGRYTLLEQEALNSFLPLCEKRGIGIVTGGPYNSGILATGAKPGAFYNYDPAPQHIIERVNAIEAVCRDHGVRMVDAAFQFPLLHPAHVAVIPGGQGVSEMHANLAAAQADVPTALWKDLKSKGLMREDAPT; from the coding sequence ATGACATTGAAAACGCGAAACTGGGACCGGATCGGCAATGGGGGTGTCACATTCACCGAATTGGGTTTCGGCACCGCCCCGCTGGGCAATCTTTACCGCGCGATTTCAGATGAGGACGCCCGCGCCACGCTCGATGCGGCATGGGAGGGGGGTGTACGTTATTACGACACGGCGCCACTTTACGGTCTGGGCCTGTCGGAAACGCGCCTCAACCCGTTTTTGCGCGGCAAACCGCGCGATGAATACGTCCTGTCCAGCAAAGTCGGTCGCCTGATGCAGCCTTGTGCGCCCGAACATCGCACAGGCGTTGGCAAATGGTTCGACGTACCCCAGCGGCGCGAGCAATATGACTATACCTATGATGGCGTGATGCGGTCGGTGGAACATTCATTCTCGCGGCTCGGCGTGGACCGGATCGACATTCTCTACGTGCATGATCTGTGCATCTTCAGCCATGGGTCCAAAGAAATCTCTGACATGCGGATCGAGGAATTCTTTGCCGGGCGCGGGTATGACGCAATGGTTTCGCTGCGCGATCAAGGTGTGATCAAAGCGATTGGTGGTGGTGTCAATGAATGGGAAGTGTGCCAAACTCTTTCAGAACGCGGGGATTTTGATCTCTTCCTGCTGGCGGGACGGTACACCTTGCTGGAACAGGAAGCGCTGAACAGTTTCCTGCCGCTCTGCGAAAAACGCGGGATCGGCATTGTGACCGGCGGGCCCTATAATTCAGGCATTCTCGCAACCGGCGCAAAGCCCGGTGCCTTTTACAACTATGATCCGGCTCCGCAGCACATCATCGAGCGTGTAAATGCCATTGAGGCGGTATGCCGCGATCACGGCGTACGCATGGTTGATGCGGCGTTCCAGTTTCCGCTGTTGCACCCGGCGCATGTTGCTGTGATCCCCGGTGGTCAGGGTGTGTCGGAAATGCACGCCAATCTCGCAGCGGCGCAGGCCGATGTTCCCACAGCGCTCTGGAAGGATCTCAAGTCCAAGGGATTGATGCGGGAAGACGCCCCAACGTGA